One part of the Andrena cerasifolii isolate SP2316 chromosome 4, iyAndCera1_principal, whole genome shotgun sequence genome encodes these proteins:
- the Ppn gene encoding proteoglycan-like sulfated glycoprotein papilin isoform X2, with the protein MPRRYTRSSVVLIFIVGLCAHETFAKHHHIKLRHERHRRQHGESYLPSSFLLDTDEPERGTWGPWSSPSSCSRSCGGGVAHQTRQCLDVDDNGYGRCGGASRRFFSCNIQDCAEDATDFRAEQCAEFNNVLFEGVYYNWIPYTGGPNKCELNCMPRGERFFYRHKLSVIDGTPCEPEKNDVCVEGKCMHVGCDMMLGSDVKEDACRKCGGDGSDCNTVSGVFDADDLQVGYLDILLIPKGASNIVVKEIQPSNNYLAIRNASSHYYLNGNWRIDFPRSLKFAGTIFHYSRDPQGFSAPDTITALGSTNEQIYVVLLYQDHNVGVHYEYSIPKRLSHQTDADSYAWITDEFSSCSANCGGGYQSRRVTCVRRRDSQPVDESLCDPQMEPADTEACNVDPCPPVWVEGEWGPCSKHCGEGAEQSREIKCEQVIAGGIPTVVDDSQCVKKVGPKGPTSQECNKDVPCPQFHTGPWKPCDRLCGPGKQTRKVACYKKVDGKIQVLEDEACEAEVPEREKACELRPCAGLDWVTSNWSGCDDKCGLTQETRTAYCATQDGTAYRDDKCDAEKKPELTRECETKEDCHVQWFASQWSSCSAKCGSGVQTRKVFCGTFDDETVKKVPDEKCEVDKRFNDTMNCTAVEECKGEWFAGPWSKCSKPCGGGTMSRKVICMKDNMTVPTSNCDPSMIMFSTEDCNEQPCEEDEVIPVQPEKIKDLTEEEEEDEECEVYEDEDFVTVSSSFASGEDEKSSAMPDVTEANLPSSPDSGSTASDLYDIMLGDAGHSRGDISPGEVGSGDGDNTDFTDFFTNTLEYGTTFEGSGTEETTDESEDFTTVSGITDSLGTTESEATDETVEGSTMDSSEGTTVEGSTAESMTEGSTVSGETEVTESGATEESVATEATTSSDVTSETPESTDSSESTDSSSAESVETEPTGPTESTEPSLTTSSSESESGSTEETVSPVTQATEESTVGMSTEEQSTVSGETTESGATEGTTESEATEPTMSTEVSGTEGSTESGATTESGATEATETTESGMTTETTESGMTETTESGMTTESGMTTESGMTTESGMTTESGMTTESGMTTESGMTTESGMTTESGMTTESGMTTESGMTTESGETTESGETTESGMTTESGETTTEETTVSGETTESGATTESAETTESGVTTESAETTVSGVTETTVSGLTPSTGEEETEMTEKTHISEFWTTVAREGKERKHRVCKVLRKKKTCKTSTFGCCYDGVTAAEGPFDQGCPTPQTCNETKHGCCPDNVSPATGPENQGCPESHCGETLFGCCPDGVTAAEGNDFEGCKKPCNETEFGCCPDNETPASGPDNFGCCNATEFGCCPDGIKAASGADDEGCEEEITSVTPITEEYETTTVQEDCANTTYGCCPDGVSTATGTNFEGCGVINTENCTSSYFGCCPDGVSPALGPNNYRCHMPCEDSTYGCCDDGVTPAHGPNREGCCLSTPYKCCPDNVLAARGPDFYGCGCQYTRFGCCPDNTTAARGPSNEGCGCQYTPHECCPNRFTPATGPNYEGCPCYTYQFGCCPDGITIAKGPHGQGCGCESTEFKCCSDSRTPAKGPNFAGCTCDASKYGCCPDGVEEAQGENFEGCLTVPSTPGAACALERDRGSCRDFTVKWYFDTEYGGCSRFWYGGCEGNDNRFKTQEECKEVCVSPKGKDSCHLPKISGPCEGYFPTWYYDTGRKQCGQFVYGGCLGNANKFKSREECEELCVTPDDLDPCEQTKEPGPCEGNFTRWHFNAESQACEEFRYGGCKANDNNFATEIACHQQCLQPGRRRVKLTDVCVLEKDPGPCHGSVLRWYYDTARQTCSQFIYGGCKGNANRFRTRAACEQRCPVKDSCLLPREEGNCVEKQSRWYFDQSENRCMPFYYTGCGGNKNNFESRDACESDCPPKIEQDICLLPALLGECHNYTQRWYYDSYEQQCRQFYYGGCGGNENNFQAEQDCHNRCQTALTTPAPSTGVEFKPDFCFLPDERGSCSGDEVKWFYDSREGVCKQFRYGGCQSNGNNFNSREECEYRCGDVQDPCTLPKVIGPCNGVDSQYYYDHRTDSCYDFEYSGCQGNKNRFQDRESCEKKCKQKASATEAAPNVTVTMPPPVEGVSKSPICYMTVNSGSCNADITAYYYDPHSQMCQAFLYGGCEGNANRFQTEEQCERLCGRFQGQDTCNLPVEPGDCRGSFQKYYYDSTSRICREFVYGGCEGNANRFSTMAECESICIHHEEPMPPGNDTSISNLSVCKEPVDSGSCTSGFTIKRFYFDEEQQTCRAFIYTGCGGNRNRFKTFESCINTCLGTTNEINVDAGKDTKDPCAEAREECNTVRCPYGKEAFVDSEDCERCRCVDPCRAQICPDGNRCAITLVATKDGTEYKGVCRSITKSGRCPRVSNSTGCEQECITDADCTGEMKCCNNGCGTSCLEPAAEEVPTTSPRPLATSPPVGAEAAAIQEPEEPRVSAQEGGYVTLKCVATGNPRPTITWRKDTTLIGFAENRRRIQLDGSLQIISLYKYDGGTYVCTADNGLGPPVRAEYQLVVTEPQELAATIIGEQSAQLTVTMNSPIALHCYAMGWPRPFVTWWRGDRMLPLSSETYEQDSDYTLVIRSVTLPTLGVYTCQAFNAIGRAASWSVTLQAVGPVYNIRPEYQQYTKYLVQPPRKPTVERPQYPYRPNRTQTPDYQTYAPVHSSRQPHIPTVSPLGGSTSLEPGHSRYRVPVNVSISVGQNQFPEGSDVSIACNVDGYPIPRVSWYKDEDLIQPSNRIQVTEVNRLVISDANREDSGRYRCEANNDYSSAFDSVEIQVAGIFIHPNCQDNTFFAKCDLIVKARYCKHKYYAKFCCRSCTEAGQLPSRGPHLNNVRRRRRHILKSLV; encoded by the exons CATCATATAAAATTGAGGCACGAGCGACACCGCCGACAACATGGGGAGAGCTATCTGCCTAGCAGCTTCCTGCTCGACACGGACGAGCCTGAACGAGGGACCTGGGGGCCGTGGTCGTCGCCCAGCTCCTGCTCCAGGTCCTGCGGCGGTGGAGTCGCCCATCAGACCAGGCAGTGCCTCGACGTAGA CGACAATGGCTACGGCAGGTGTGGCGGGGCATCGAGGCGATTCTTCTCGTGCAACATCCAG GACTGTGCTGAAGACGCGACGGATTTCCGGGCGGAGCAGTGCGCCGAGTTCAACAACGTCCTCTTCGAGGGGGTTTATTACAA TTGGATCCCTTACACCGGCGGGCCGAACAAGTGCGAACTGAATTGCATGCCACGGGGCGAGCGTTTCTTCTACCGGCACAAGCTCTCGGTGATCGACGGAACGCCGTGCGAGCCCGAGAAAAACGACGTCTGCGTCGAAGGGAAATGTATG CACGTTGGATGCGACATGATGCTGGGGAGCGACGTCAAAGAGGACGCTTGCAGGAAATGCGGCGGCGACGGTTCCGATTGCAACACTGTCTCCGGTGTGTTCGACGCGGATGATCTCCAAGTCG GGTACCTCGACATCCTGCTGATACCCAAGGGAGCGTCGAACATCGTGGTGAAGGAGATCCAGCCGTCCAACAATTACTTAG CCATTAGGAACGCCTCCAGTCACTATTACCTGAATGGAAACTGGAGGATAGACTTCCctcgtagcttgaaattcgctGGGACCATATTCCATTATTCGAGGGATCCGCAAGGTTTCTCTGCGCCTGATACCATCACTGCTTTGGGATCCACGAATGAACAGATTTACGTGGTG CTGCTCTATCAAGACCATAATGTCGGGGTGCACTATGAATACAGCATACCAAAGAGGTTGTCGCACCAAACTGACGCGGATAGCTACGCCTGGATCACCGACGAGTTTTCAAGCTGCAGTGCGAACTGCGGGGGAG GTTATCAGTCGAGGCGAGTGACTTGTGTAAGAAGGAGGGACAGCCAACCGGTGGATGAGAGCCTCTGCGATCCACAGATGGAACCAGCTGACACGGAGGCCTGCAACGTGGACCCCTGTCCACCTGTGTGGGTAGAGGGCGAATGGGGTCCTTGTAGCAAGCACTGCGGGGAAGGAGCAGAGCAGAGCAGAGAGATCAAATGCGAGCAGGTCATCGCTGGCGGAATACCAACCGTGGTGGACGATAGCCAGTGTGTGAAGAAGGTGGGACCAAAGGGCCCAACTAGCCAGGAGTGTAACAAAGACGTGCCGTGCCCTCAGTTCCACACGGGACCTTGGAAACCG TGCGATCGTTTATGCGGCCCCGGCAAGCAAACCAGGAAGGTGGCGTGCTACAAGAAAGTGGACGGCAAGATCCAAGTGCTGGAAGACGAGGCTTGCGAGGCAGAGGTTCCAGAGCGTGAGAAAGCTTGCGAGTTGAGGCCCTGCGCCGGACTCGACTGGGTCACCTCGAATTGGAGTGGA TGCGACGACAAATGCGGCCTGACTCAAGAGACCAGGACAGCTTACTGCGCGACCCAGGACGGCACTGCTTATCGGGATGACAAATGCGACGCCGAGAAGAAGCCGGAATTGACGCGGGAATGCGAGACCAAAGAGGACTGCCATGTCCAGTGGTTTGCTTCTCAATGGAGTAGT TGCTCCGCGAAATGTGGGTCCGGCGTGCAAACGCGCAAGGTGTTCTGCGGCACGTTCGACGACGAGACGGTGAAGAAGGTGCCAGACGAGAAGTGCGAGGTCGACAAGAGATTCAACGACACGATGAACTGCACCGCCGTGGAGGAGTGCAAAGGTGAATGGTTCGCTGGACCATGGAGCAAG TGTTCGAAACCGTGCGGCGGCGGCACTATGAGCCGCAAGGTGATTTGCATGAAGGACAACATGACGGTACCGACGAGCAACTGCGACCCGAGCATGATCATGTTCTCGACGGAGGATTGCAACGAACAGCCGTGCGAAGAAG ACGAGGTGATACCAGTCCAACCAGAAAAGATCAAGGATCTcaccgaggaggaggaggaggacgaggaatgcGAGGTGTACGAAGACGAAGACTTCGTAACCGTCTCCTCCAGCTTCGCGTCCGGA GAGGACGAGAAATCCAGCGCGATGCCCGATGTGACCGAAGCGAACCTCCCGAGCTCCCCCGATAGTGGATCCACAGCAAGTGATCTGTACGACATTATGCTCGGCGATGCCGGTCACAGCAGGGGCGACATATCGCCTGGGGAAGTAGGAAGTGGCGATGGGGATAATACGGACTTCACTGACTTCTTCACCAACACCCTGGAATACGGGACCACGTTCGAAGGCAGCGGGACTGAAGAGACGACGGATGAGAGTGAAGATTTCACGACGGTGTCTGGAATCACCGACTCCTTGGGCACCACAGAGTCTGAAGCCACGGATGAAACGGTGGAGGGTTCAACCATGGACTCTTCTGAAGGAACCACCGTGGAGGGATCAACTGCTGAATCGATGACGGAAGGAAGCACGGTGTCCGGTGAAACGGAAGTGACTGAATCTGGAGCGACGGAAGAGTCAGTTGCTACAGAAGCGACAACGTCGAGCGACGTTACATCCGAGACACCAGAATCCACTGATTCAAGCGAAAGCACAGATTCCTCGTCGGCCGAATCCGTGGAAACTGAACCAACCGGCCCGACAGAGTCTACGGAGCCAAGCCTCACGACCTCGTCGTCCGAAAGTGAGAGCGGGTCTACGGAAGAAACCGTTTCGCCCGTCACTCAAGCGACTGAAGAATCAACCGTGGGAATGTCGACAGAGGAGCAGTCAACGGTGTCAGGGGAGACTACGGAATCTGGCGCCACGGAAGGCACGACTGAATCGGAGGCTACGGAGCCAACGATGTCAACCGAAGTGTCAGGCACAGAAGGGTCCACCGAATCTGGAGCTACAACGGAGTCTGGAGCAACAGAAGCGACGGAAACAACGGAATCCGGAATGACAACTGAAACCACTGAATCTGGCATGACAGAGACTACTGAGTCTGGAATGACCACCGAGTCTGGTATGACCACCGAGTCTGGTATGACCACCGAGTCTGGTATGACTACCGAGTCTGGTATGACCACCGAGTCTGGTATGACTACCGAGTCTGGTATGACTACCGAGTCAGGTATGACCACAGAGTCTGGTATGACCACTGAGTCTGGCATGACTACTGAGTCAGGTATGACTACCGAATCTGGTGAAACTACCGAGTCTGGTGAAACTACTGAGTCTGGTATGACTACCGAATCAGGTGAAACGACGACAGAAGAGACGACGGTATCTGGAGAGACGACAGAATCGGGAGCTACAACAGAGTCCGCGGAGACTACGGAATCTGGTGTCACGACTGAATCAGCTGAAACCACTGTGTCTGGGGTTACAGAGACAACTGTCTCTGGATTGACGCCGTCCACGGGCGAAGAGGAGACGGAAATGACCGAGAAAACGCATA TATCTGAATTCTGGACCACCGTCGCCCGAGAAGGCAAGGAGCGCAAGCACCGCGTGTGCAAGGTTCTCAGGAAGAAGAAAACTTGCAAGACCTCCACCTTCGGCTGTTGTTACGACGGAGTCACCGCGGCAGAGGGTCCATTCGACCAGGGTTGTCCAACACCACAGACATGTAACGAGACCAAGCATGGTTGCTGTCCTGACAATGTGTCCCCTGCTACTGGCCCAGAGAATCAAGGATGCCCAGAGTCTCATTGTGGAGAGACACTGTTCGGTTGCTGCCCTGACGGAGTCACTGCTGCTGAAGGCAACGATTTCGAGGGTTGCAAGAAGCCTTGCAACGAGACAGA GTTTGGTTGCTGTCCAGACAACGAAACTCCAGCCAGCGGGCCGGACAATTTCGGATGCTGTAACGCCACCGAATTCGGTTGCTGTCCGGATGGAATTAAGGCAGCTTCTGGCGCAGACGATGAAG GTTGCGAGGAAGAGATCACTTCTGTCACTCCTATCACTGAGGAATACGAGACGACCACTGTGCAGGAAGACTGCGCAAACACGACTTATGGTTGCTGTCCAGATGGAGTTTCAACTGCAACCGGCACGAACTTCGAGGGATGTGGGGTCATCAATACCGAGAACTGCACCTCGTCATACTTTGGCTGCTGCCCTGACGGTGTCTCGCCAG CTCTGGGACCAAACAACTATCGCTGCCATATGCCATGCGAGGACAGCACTTACGGTTGCTGCGACGATGGCGTCACGCCTGCACATGGACCGAACAGAGAGGGTTGCTGCCTGTCGACACCGTACAAGTGCTGTCCGGACAACGTGCTGGCGGCACGTGGACCGGATTTCTACGGTTGTGGCTGCCAATACACAAGATTCGGCTGTTGCCCAGATAATACCACTGCGGCGCGTGGGCCGAGTAACGAGGGGTGCGGCTGCCAATACACGCCCCACGAATGCTGTCCAAATCGTTTCACGCCGGCCACTGGACCGAACTACGAAGGCTGTCCGTGCTACACTTATCAGTTTGGATGCTGCCCCGATGGCATCACTATTGCCAAAGGACCTCACGGACAGG GCTGCGGGTGTGAGAGTACAGAGTTCAAGTGCTGCTCCGACAGCAGAACCCCAGCGAAGGGACCGAACTTCGCCGGGTGTACTTGCGACGCCTCGAAATATGGCTGTTGCCCAGACGGAGTCGAGGAAGCGCAGGGAGAGAACTTCGAGGGCTGTCTCACGGTTCCGTCAACCCCTGGAGCGGCCTGCGCACTCGAAAGGGACAGAGGTTCTTGCAGGGACTTCACCGTCAAGTGGTACTTCGACACGGAATACGGCGGTTGCTCGAGATTCTGGTACGGCGGCTGCGAGGGTAACGATAATCGATTCAAGACTCAAGAGGAGTGCAAGGAGGTGTGCGTATCGCCGAAAGGAAAAG ATTCCTGCCATCTACCAAAAATCTCCGGACCCTGCGAAGGCTACTTCCCCACGTGGTACTACGACACTGGTAGAAAACAGTGCGGTCAGTTTGTCTATGGCGGCTGTCTTGGAAACGCGAATAAGTTTAAGAGTAGAGAAGAGTGCGAAGAGCTTTGCGTTACTCCTGACGATCTTG ATCCCTGCGAGCAAACGAAGGAACCAGGCCCCTGCGAAGGCAACTTCACCAGGTGGCACTTCAACGCGGAATCGCAAGCCTGCGAGGAATTCAGGTACGGTGGCTGCAAAGCGAACGACAATAACTTCGCCACGGAGATCGCATGTCATCAGCAATGCCTGCAGCCAGGAAGAAGACGAG TAAAACTGACAGACGTGTGCGTCCTGGAGAAAGATCCCGGGCCCTGTCACGGCTCTGTGTTGCGCTGGTATTATGACACTGCGCGTCAGACGTGTAGCCAATTTATTTACGGCGGTTGCAAAGGCAACGCGAATAGATTCCGTACGCGTGCTGCCTGCGAGCAGCGCTGCCCTGTAAAAG ATAGTTGCTTGCTGCCGCGCGAGGAGGGTAACTGCGTGGAGAAGCAGTCTCGATGGTACTTTGATCAGTCGGAGAATCGGTGCATGCCATTCTATTATACTGGTTGcggtggaaataaaaataatttcgagtCTAGGGACGCATGCGAGTCTGATTGCCCGCCCAAGATCG AGCAAGACATTTGTCTGTTGCCCGCGCTGCTGGGAGAATGCCACAACTACACTCAGCGATGGTACTACGATTCTTACGAGCAACAGTGCAGGCAATTCTATTACGGCGGCTGCGGTGGTAACGAGAATAATTTCCAAGCCGAGCAGGATTGTCATAACAGGTGTCAGACTGCGCTCACCACGCCTGCTCCATCGACGGGGGTTGAATTTAAACCAG ACTTCTGCTTCCTTCCTGACGAGCGTGGCTCGTGCTCCGGCGATGAAGTTAAATGGTTCTACGACAGCAGGGAGGGTGTCTGCAAGCAGTTCAGATATGGCGGTTGCCAGAGCAATGGGAACAACTTCAACTCGAGGGAGGAATGCGAGTATCGGTGTGGCGACGTTCAAG ATCCTTGCACCCTGCCCAAAGTCATCGGCCCTTGCAATGGCGTCGACAGTCAGTACTACTACGATCACCGTACGGATTCCTGCTACGACTTCGAGTACAGTGGGTGCCAAGGTAACAAGAACCGCTTCCAGGACAGAGAATCCTGCGAGAAGAAGTGCAAGCAGAAAGCCTCCGCAACGGAAGCTGCTCCGAATGTCACCGTCACAATGCCGCCCCCAGTCGAGGGTGTCTCGAAGAGTCCGATTTGTTACATGACTGTCAATTCTGGCTCTTGCAACGCTGACATCACTGCCTATTATTACGATCCACACAGCCAGATGTGTCAGGCGTTCCTCTATGGTGGCTGCGAAGGAAACGCGAATCGCTTCCAGACGGAGGAGCAGTGCGAACGTCTTTGTGGAAGGTTCCAGGGACAAG ATACTTGCAACCTGCCAGTGGAGCCTGGCGACTGTAGGGGCTCCTTCCAGAAATACTATTACGACTCGACTAGCCGTATCTGCCGCGAATTCGTGTACGGTGGATGCGAGGGCAACGCAAACAGATTCAGCACGATGGCCGAGTGCGAGTCGATTTGCATTCATCACGAGGAGCCTATGCCACCTGGAAACGACACCAGTATTTCGAATCTAT CGGTGTGCAAGGAACCGGTCGACAGCGGGTCCTGTACCTCCGGTTTCACGATCAAACGGTTCTACTTCGACGAGGAACAACAGACCTGTCGCGCGTTCATTTACACCGGATGCGGTGGCAATCGTAACAGATTCAAGACCTTCGAGTCTTGCATTAACACTTGCCTTGGGA CCACTAACGAGATCAACGTAGACGCCGGGAAAGACACAAAGGACCCTTGCGCGGAAGCTCGCGAGGAATGCAATACCGTTCGCTGCCCTTACGGCAAGGAGGCCTTCGTGGACTCCGAGGATTGCGAGCGATGCCGCTGCGTGGATCCTTGCAGGGCACAGATTTGCCCCGACGGCAACAGATGTGCTATCACCTTGGTCGCCACCAAGGATGGCACCGAGTACAAGGGTGTCTGCAGATCAA TCACGAAATCAGGTCGCTGTCCAAGGGTGTCGAACAGTACTGGATGCGAACAAGAGTGCATCACGGATGCAGATTGCACTGGGGAAATGAAGTGTTGCAACAATGGTTGCGGAACTTCTTGTCTGGAACCAGCTGCTGAGGAGGTTCCAACGACCTCGCCAAGGCCATTGGCCACTTCTCCCCCGGTTGGGGCAGAAGCTGCCGCCATTCAGGAACCCGAAGAGCCACGGGTCAGCGCTCAGGAGGGTGGTTACGTGACGCTGAAGTGCGTGGCCACCGGAAATCCCAGACCGACCATCACGTGGAGGAAGGACACGACATTG ATCGGTTTCGCAGAGAACAGACGGCGCATACAGCTCGATGGATCCCTCCAGATCATCAGCCTGTACAAATACGACGGTGGAACTTACGTCTGCACCGCTGACAATGGTCTAGGGCCACCGGTAAGAGCGGAATACCAATTGGTGGTCACAG AGCCGCAAGAACTGGCTGCCACCATAATCGGGGAGCAAAGCGCGCAGTTGACGGTCACCATGAACTCGCCCATAGCCCTGCATTGCTACGCAATGGGCTGGCCGCGACCCTTCGTCACCTGGTGGCGAGGTGATCGTATGTTGCCGTTGTCCTCGGAGACCTATGAGCAGGACTCCGATTACACTCTCGTGATTCGATCGGTGACACTGCCCACCCTCGGTGTCTACACTTGTCAAGCCTTCAACGCGATCGGCAGGGCGGCATCCTGGTCGGTCACCCTGCAAGCTGTTGGCCCCGTTTACAATATCAGACCCGAGTACCAGCAGTACACCAAATACCTGGTCCAACCACCTAGGAAACCCACCGTAGAGAGACCACAGTATCCTTACAGACCCAATCGAACGCAGACTCCCGACTATCAAACCTACGCGCCCGTCCATTCCTCTAGACAGCCCCATATTCCCACGGTTAGTCCTCTTGGAGGAAGCACTAGCTTGGAGCCTGGTCACTCTAGGTACAGAG TTCCTGTCAATGTCAGCATATCGGTAGGGCAGAATCAGTTCCCTGAAGGAAGCGACGTCAGTATTGCCTGCAACGTCGACGGCTATCCCATTCCCCGAGTGTCGTGGTACAAGGATGAAGACTTGATTCAGCCCAGCAATCGAATTCAGGTTACTG AAGTGAACAGACTCGTGATCAGCGACGCGAACCGAGAGGATTCTGGTCGATATCGTTGCGAGGCCAACAACGATTACTCGTCGGCTTTCGACAGCGTGGAGATACAAGTTGCTG GAATCTTCATCCACCCGAACTGCCAGGACAACACGTTCTTCGCCAAGTGCGACCTGATCGTGAAGGCCAGATACTGCAAGCACAAGTACTACGCGAAATTCTGTTGCCGCTCGTGCACGGAAGCCGGCCAGCTGCCCTCCAGGGGACCGCACCTGAACAACGTGAGAAGGAGGCGGAGGCACATCCTGAAGAGTCTCGTCTAA